DNA from Pelobacter propionicus DSM 2379:
GCGGCCTGACGGTCCTGCGTGAGATCATCAAGGCCATGCCCCAGGAGGACACCATCTATTTCGGCGATACCGCCCGGGTGCCCTACGGCACCAAATCGCCGGAGACGGTGATCCGCTACGCCCATGAAATCACTTCCTTCCTGGTCAGGCGCGACATAAAGCTGCTGGTTGTGGCCTGCAATACGGTGTCTGCGGTCGCCCTGAACGGACTGAAGCGCCACTTCCCCATCCCGGTGGTGGGGGTGATCGAGCCGGGCGCCAAGCGGGCGGTTGAGGTGAGCCGCAGCGGCCGCATCGGCGTCATCGGCACTGCCGGCACCATCAAGAGCAGCGCCTACAGCCGCGCCATCAAACGACTCAATGCCCAGGCCGAGGTGCTGACCCGCGCCTGTCCGCTCTTCGTGCCGCTGGCCGAGGAAGGGTGGATCGACAACCAGGTGGCGCGCCTGACGGCCCAGAGCTACCTCCAGGATCTCAAGGAGGCCGGCGTGGACACCCTGGTGCTCGGCTGCACCCACTACCCGCTGCTGAAGCCGCTTATCTGCGAGACCATGGGGCCCGATGTCACCCTGGTGGATTCGGCCGAAGAGACCGCCCGCAGCGTGGCCGAGATCCTCTCCCGGAAGAAGCTTCTGCGCCCCCCCTCGGAAAAGGGGAACCACCACTACTTTGTCAGCGACGTCCCGGCCGCCTTCATCAGGGTGGGGAACCGCTTCCTGGGCGGACGTCTGGGCGATGTGTACCAGGTGAATCTTGATGACGAGCGGGAGGAAGGGTAGCCATGGCGCCGGTACGACGCAAGAAGAGTACGATAAACCTGCTGGTCCCCTTCCTGATCATCGCCCTGGTGTTCGGTTTCCTGATCTGGAACAAGTACCGCGCCAGCCGCATGCCCAACCCCCGGCCCCATGTGCAGCACCCCTCGGGTAGCCGCAGGGTGGTGCTGTTCTTCGTGGCCGACGGGACCCGTCTTGCCCGGGAGGCCCGGGAGCTGGAGTCGTGCGCGGATACCGCCTCCTGTGTCAGGGAAACCCTGAATGAGCTCTTCAA
Protein-coding regions in this window:
- the murI gene encoding glutamate racemase, which encodes MSWRSIGIFDSGVGGLTVLREIIKAMPQEDTIYFGDTARVPYGTKSPETVIRYAHEITSFLVRRDIKLLVVACNTVSAVALNGLKRHFPIPVVGVIEPGAKRAVEVSRSGRIGVIGTAGTIKSSAYSRAIKRLNAQAEVLTRACPLFVPLAEEGWIDNQVARLTAQSYLQDLKEAGVDTLVLGCTHYPLLKPLICETMGPDVTLVDSAEETARSVAEILSRKKLLRPPSEKGNHHYFVSDVPAAFIRVGNRFLGGRLGDVYQVNLDDEREEG